From the Francisella frigiditurris genome, one window contains:
- a CDS encoding sulfite exporter TauE/SafE family protein, protein MLLIAICFILTGILVGLLSGLFGLGGGLTVVPVMMIFLAIYEPTYSANFMHIAIATSLFVMIFTSIISTYSHHKAKNIVWKIVLPLKVGVIIGTIFGAIAATFLSSKILKIFFIFFLIFTILKWAYKLFTHKNTSNIIEFEEPKKILAGIYGFITGSIAVLLGIGSSVMIVPFLKHRNFTISQAAAIASAITPFIALFGAITYIITGYNNVNIPSYCFGFVYMPAAIGLILGAFIGAPLGTLLSTKMPHKIQNVIYLGFLVLILLIMIS, encoded by the coding sequence ATGCTTCTAATTGCAATATGCTTTATATTAACAGGGATACTTGTAGGGTTATTATCTGGACTCTTTGGACTTGGTGGAGGACTAACAGTAGTTCCTGTTATGATGATTTTTTTAGCTATCTATGAGCCAACATATTCAGCTAATTTTATGCACATAGCTATAGCAACCTCTCTTTTTGTAATGATTTTCACATCTATAATTAGTACATATTCACACCATAAAGCTAAAAACATAGTCTGGAAAATTGTTTTACCATTAAAGGTTGGTGTTATAATTGGAACAATATTCGGCGCAATTGCTGCAACTTTCTTATCTAGTAAAATCTTAAAAATATTTTTTATATTTTTTCTTATATTCACTATACTCAAATGGGCATATAAACTTTTCACTCACAAAAACACTAGTAATATAATAGAATTTGAAGAGCCTAAGAAAATATTAGCTGGAATATATGGATTTATAACAGGCAGTATTGCTGTTCTTCTTGGTATTGGCTCTAGCGTTATGATTGTACCTTTTCTTAAACATCGTAATTTTACAATATCACAAGCTGCAGCAATCGCATCAGCCATAACACCATTCATAGCTCTTTTTGGAGCAATCACTTATATTATTACAGGATATAACAATGTAAATATTCCTTCATATTGTTTTGGTTTCGTATATATGCCAGCCGCTATAGGATTAATATTAGGAGCTTTTATTGGAGCGCCTCTAGGAACATTACTATCAACAAAAATGCCGCACAAGATACAAAATGTAATTTATCTTGGATTCTTAGTTTTAATCTTATTGATAATGATCTCTTAA